Sequence from the Herbaspirillum sp. meg3 genome:
GCGCGGTCTTGGGCGACATGTAATAGGTCGACAGCGGACGGACGATGATGCCGTCTTTTCGCGCGTCTTCGCAGACCAGCTTGTCATTGCACTCGGGTGGCAGCGACACCGTGAGATGAAGGCCGGCCTCACCGCCGGTGATGTTCATCTCGTCGCCGAAGTTGCGATGGATGGCTTGCTGCAGCAACTGCAATCGCTCGGCGTACAGCACCCGCATCTTGCGGATGTGCGAGGAAAAATGGCCTTCGGCCATGAAGTCGGCGAGTGTCGCTTGCAGGAAGACTTGTCCTGACCGGTACAGCTCGGCCATGCCTGTGCTGAAGGCCGGTGCCAGGGCTTCCGGCACGACAAGAAAACCGATGCGCAGACCGGGAAACATGATCTTGCTGAAAGTCCCCATGTACAGCACCCGGTTGTGCGTATCCATGCCTTGCAGCGATGCCAGTGGACGGCCGCCGTAGCGGAACTCGCTGTCGTAATCGTCTTCGATGACCCACACCTTGTGAGCTGCAGCATATTCAAGCAGCATGCGGCGGCGTGACAAGCTCATGACCATGCCGAGCGGATATTGATGCGACGGCGTCGTGCAGATAAAACGTGGCGGACGGCGCAGATTGGCGAGACGCATACGCATGCCTTCCTGATCGACCGGGATCGGCACGGATTCAATCCCCAGCGAACTCAATACACTGCGCGTGCCCCAGTAGCAGGGATCTTCGATCCAGGCCGAGTCGCCGTGCTCACCGAGCAGTTTGACGACGGTATCAAGAGACTGGTGGATGCCTGTGGTGATCAACACCTGGCTGGCATTGCAATTGACCGAACGGGAGATGCGCAGGTATTCGGCGATGGCCTCACGCAGCGGGCCGTAACCTGCACCGGGGCCATAGGTCAGCATTTCCGCCTGCGAACGGCGCCAGTGTTTGTTTTGCAAGCGGCTCCAGACTTTGCTGGGGAATTGCGTCACGTCGGG
This genomic interval carries:
- a CDS encoding PLP-dependent aminotransferase family protein, producing MRIVSLSDYLLLRVNRASSGSGSARIPRAPVNRQIYQLIREAILAQTLPAGLQLPSSRDLAGELGMSRNTVTYAYEQLLAEGYLESRAGAGTFVADTAPDQIPETVERNVPLTDPSGKSELSARGAMLTRQAGVSDKQWGAFMPGIPDVTQFPSKVWSRLQNKHWRRSQAEMLTYGPGAGYGPLREAIAEYLRISRSVNCNASQVLITTGIHQSLDTVVKLLGEHGDSAWIEDPCYWGTRSVLSSLGIESVPIPVDQEGMRMRLANLRRPPRFICTTPSHQYPLGMVMSLSRRRMLLEYAAAHKVWVIEDDYDSEFRYGGRPLASLQGMDTHNRVLYMGTFSKIMFPGLRIGFLVVPEALAPAFSTGMAELYRSGQVFLQATLADFMAEGHFSSHIRKMRVLYAERLQLLQQAIHRNFGDEMNITGGEAGLHLTVSLPPECNDKLVCEDARKDGIIVRPLSTYYMSPKTARSGLLLGYASVPDEAIGPAFDTLAKVIRRHVSQTGSPAEQQRPQKTFA